The Larimichthys crocea isolate SSNF chromosome XI, L_crocea_2.0, whole genome shotgun sequence genome has a segment encoding these proteins:
- the drc5 gene encoding dynein regulatory complex subunit 5 has product METSEAQTSRADRIDMQTTMSKSPSSPGVKLNPAESFSKMRRIIAEDPDWYLNIVPCLSDLCLQSIVSNFEENPMFEVLTPTQKDFVHERLSTSLDLQVTANMVSDGVYWKRCCEQRWDICDLSHYGNSWKRMFFERHMEKIIELFIPDVTQTKTVLDMIPLCKNYVKRLDISQLLPPVKEPQNEEDECGSEFSSDNEYDEPSMDHFDFNILLSKLTNLEELHLMYRVKQCGMNFEWKMFEMTDRDCESLAKALKSCETLKVLRIRESHLEDEKCRLLVKYLLDHPSLRELDFSHNLIGDRGARAVGKLLTRSKLEILNMCDNNIRGPGAKAIAHALCKNSTLVSLNLRLNRLRDEGGEALGKALLDNNTLLHLHLGANEVTGPTAIALSKVLFQNNTLRSINLSCNNLGVLGGKALEEAMSRNTSVTECDIRLTEVDEQSVSYINQAVWNNQSLEQKKHGRESKTK; this is encoded by the exons atggagacgaGTGAAGCCCAGACTAGCCGCGCT gaTAGAATAGACATGCAAACAACAATGTCCAAGTCCCCTTCAAGTCCAGGGGTCAAACTCAACCCAGCTGAAAGCTTCAGCAAGATGAGGAGGATCATCGCTGAAGATCCGGACTGGTACCTGAACATAGTGCCTTGTTTGTCAGACCTCTGCCTGCAAAGCATCGTCAGTAACTTTGAGG AAAATCCCATGTTTGAAGTCCTCACACCCACCCAGAAAGACTTCGTCCACGAGAGACTGTCCACTTCCCTGGATCTGCAGGTGACAGCCAACATGGTCAGCGACGGCGTCTACTGGAAGCGATGCTGCGAGCAGCGGTGGGACATCTGCGACCTCTCTCATTACGGCAACAGCTGGAAACGGATGTTCTTTGAGAGACACATGGAGAAAATTATCGAGCTTTTCATCCCAGACGTGACACAGACAAAGACCGTGCTGGACATGATACCTCTTTGTAAGAACTATGTCAAGAGGCTGGACATCTCCCAACTCCTGCCGCCTGTCAAGGAGCCCCAGAACGAGGAAGACGAATGTGGCTCAGAGTTCTCGAGTGACAACGAGTACGACGAACCGTCCATGGACCACTTCGACTTTAACATCCTGCTCAGCAAGCTGACGAACCTGGAAGAGCTCCATTTGATGTACAGGGTCAAACAATGCGGGATGAACTTTGAATGGAAGATGTTTGAGATGACCGACAGAGATTGCGAGTCCCTCGCCAAGGCCCTCAAGTCCTGTGAGACTTTGAAG GTTCTGAGGATCCGCGAAAGCCACCTCGAGGACGAAAAGTGCAGGCTGCTGGTGAAGTACCTATTGGACCACCCGTCCCTGAGGGAGCTCGACTTTTCTCACAACCTGATCGGAGACAGAGGAGCCAGAGCCGTCGGCAAACTGCTCACCAGGAGTAAACTGGAGATCCTGAACATGTGCGACAACAATATTAGAGGCCCCGGAGCCAAAGCTATAGCTCACGCCTTGTGCAAGAACTCCACCCTTGTGTCACTCAACCTGCGTCTCAACCGTTTGCGAGATGAGGGCGGCGAGGCTCTCGGCAAGGCCTTGCTGGATAACAACACCCTGCTTCACCTGCACCTGGGAGCCAATGAGGTGACGGGGCCCACAGCTATTGCACTGTCTAAAGTGTTATTTCAGAATAACACCCTGAGGAGCATCAATCTCTCCTGCAACAACCTGGGTGTG CTCGGAGGTAAAGCTCTGGAGGAGGCGATGTCTCGCAACACCAGCGTGACAGAGTGTGATATCCGTCTGACGGAGGTAGACGAGCAGAGCGTCTCCTACATTAACCAGGCGGTTTGGAACAACCAGAGTTTGGAGCAAAAGAAACACGGTCGAGAGAGTAAAACCAAGTAG
- the tmem151ba gene encoding transmembrane protein 151B — translation MSPASAATASESSTTTVPEEEPDSPREEQRPQKQSLTKSLCQETHWKCLLLSLLMYSCVGVMAWCQVTKVTRLSFDTAYKGKSMMYHDSPCSNGYIYIPLAFLVMLYVVYLVECWHCYTRNELQYKVDLDSVAERVQRMQQAMPCIWWKAISYHYVRRTRQVTRYRNGDAYTTTQVYHERVNTHVAEAEFDYGNCGAKDISKSLLGLEDFPITRLRFTKCFSFANVESENSYLTQRARFFTENEGLDDYMEAREGMHLKNVDFREYMIALSDPNHLPWYASNSTFWAAAAFTLSWPLRVLAEYRTACVHYHVEKLFGFDYVPATPSEERPHCRHIPRVNTIDSTELEWHIRSNQQLVPSYSEAVLMDLAQLSGSCNSYSISGGYGSYRQNCERCHRAISSSSIFSRSALSICNIGSPLIPFSASRFSLGRLYGSRRSCLWRSSGSLNERSCPTESTQCLSDQQTSEENPPAYQDALYFPVLIVHRNEGCLNHDHRSLHRNGSCVETSL, via the exons ATGTCCCCAGCATCGGCGGCAACGGCCAGTGAGAGCAGCACCACCACCGTCCCCGAGGAGGAGCCGGACAGCCCGCGGGAGGAG cAGCGCCCCCAGAAACAGTCCCTGACTAAATCTCTGTGTCAGGAAACTCACTGGAAATGCCTGCTGCTGTCCTTGCTGATGTACAGCTGCGTCGGGGTGATGGCCTGGTGCCAGGTGACCAAGGTCACTCGCCTCTCCTTCGACACCGCTTACAAGGGAAAATCTATGATGTACCATGACAGTCCCTGCTCCAATGGCTACATCTACATCCCTTTGGCCTTCCTGGTCATGCTCTATGTGGTCTACCTGGTGGAGTGTTGGCACTGCTACACCAGGAATGAGCTGCAGTACAAGGTGGATCTGGACAGTGTGGCGGAGCGCGTCCAGCGAATGCAGCAGGCCATGCCTTGCATCTGGTGGAAGGCCATTAGCTACCATTATGTCAGGAGGACGCGACAGGTGACGCGCTACCGCAACGGGGATGCCTACACCACTACGCAGGTCTACCACGAGCGGGTTAACACTCACGTGGCTGAGGCGGAGTTTGACTATGGGAACTGTGGGGCTAAGGACATCTCGAAGAGCCTGCTGGGTCTGGAGGACTTCCCCATCACCAGGCTGAGGTTCACCAAGTGCTTTAGCTTTGCCAATGTGGAGTCAGAGAACTCCTACCTGACCCAACGGGCCAGGTTCTTCACAGAGAACGAGGGTCTGGATGACTACATGGAGGCCCGTGAAGGGATGCACCTGAAGAATGTAGACTTTAGGGAGTATATGATTGCCTTGTCTGACCCTAATCACCTTCCCTGGTACGCATCCAACTCCACTTTCTGGGCGGCAGCTGCTTTCACCCTCTCCTGGCCTTTGAGGGTGCTGGCAGAGTACCGCACTGCTTGTGTACACTACCACGTAGAGAagctgtttggctttgactacGTGCCAGCAACACCATCTGAGGAGCGGCCGCATTGCCGACACATCCCACGAGTCAACACAATCGACAGCACGGAGCTGGAGTGGCATATCCGCTCCAACCAGCAGCTGGTGCCCAGCTACTCGGAGGCGGTTCTCATGGACCTGGCCCAGCTCTCAGGGAGCTGCAACAGCTACTCAATATCTGGAGGTTACGGTAGCTATAGGCAGAACTGTGAGCGTTGCCACCGTGccatcagcagctcctccatcttctctcgCAGCGCCCTCAGCATCTGCAACATCGGGAGCCCCCTTATCCCCTTCAGCGCCAGCCGCTTCTCGTTGGGTCGGTTGTACGGCTCCAGGCGGAGCTgcctgtggaggagcagcgggAGCCTGAATGAGCGGTCATGCCCCACAGAGAGCACCCAATGTCTGTCAGACCAGCAGACCAGTGAGGAGAACCCTCCAGCCTACCAGGACGCTCTGTACTTCCCAGTCCTCATTGTGCATCGCAACGAAGGCTGCCTCAACCACGACCACCGCTCCCTGCACAGGAATGGCTCCTGTGTGGAGACTTCTCTATGA